A genomic stretch from Vibrio neptunius includes:
- a CDS encoding ParB N-terminal domain-containing protein, with translation MTPETNSLFKQVSRLNQQLDNIETWVELYNSMTSCLFKTIPALPPVCNVRLLPVNLIESNSYNPNKMARPEGKLLKQSIVIDGLTMPIIVNQLGQAESYILIDGFHRFELLKSHPELQPIPGYIPCVVFHKSIENSMSTSVRHNIARGVHQVELTSSLVITLRQLEWSNERICKELGMDNDEVLRMQQVSGLAAEFKDQKFSKSWE, from the coding sequence ATGACCCCTGAAACTAACTCCTTGTTCAAGCAGGTTAGCCGTTTAAATCAACAACTCGATAATATCGAAACCTGGGTTGAGTTATACAATAGTATGACATCTTGTCTGTTTAAAACCATTCCAGCGCTTCCTCCTGTTTGTAATGTTCGACTATTGCCTGTCAATCTTATCGAGTCCAATAGTTATAACCCCAATAAAATGGCCCGACCAGAAGGCAAACTTCTAAAACAATCGATTGTAATAGATGGGTTAACGATGCCAATCATCGTTAACCAGTTAGGGCAAGCTGAGAGCTATATTTTGATCGATGGTTTTCACCGTTTTGAACTACTGAAATCTCATCCTGAACTTCAACCTATCCCAGGTTATATACCGTGTGTTGTTTTTCATAAATCCATAGAAAACAGTATGTCGACGTCAGTAAGGCACAACATTGCTAGAGGGGTCCATCAGGTTGAGCTTACCTCTAGTTTGGTGATTACGCTACGCCAACTTGAATGGAGTAACGAACGAATTTGTAAAGAGCTTGGAATGGATAATGATGAAGTCCTGAGAATGCAGCAAGTCAGTGGCTTAGCGGCTGAATTCAAAGATCAGAAATTTTCAAAATCATGGGAATGA
- a CDS encoding DUF3440 domain-containing protein, with the protein MTNCSAGSKKKWLDENVFESAKKRVSYIFDNFNHFYVSFSGGKDSGVLLNLVIEEGERRGRLPIDVLIVDFEAQYMETERYIKRLIDTKKIHPYWVCLPISLRNSVSQFQPKWLCWDPESKQRWIRELPDSEGVVSDGQAWSFFYSGMEFEDFVFEFAHWYQRCKSEQIAVLIGLRADESLNRYSTVKNRKKGNYQNHLWTTKMQQDVFMAYPIYDWKVSDVWVANGRFGWDYNHIYDSMQKAGVPLSQQRLCQPFGDEQRKGLWLYQKLEPETWLKLLSRVEGCNFGARYTKEQGRILGYYRFELPEGFTYRTYSKYLLKTMPPHLEKHYRERIFKFLWWWRKHGPKKGIRCIPDLADSKLESKKQVPSWRRICKVLIKNDYWCRGLSFGYNRTIDTTHRNMNARDTI; encoded by the coding sequence ATGACTAATTGCAGTGCAGGAAGCAAAAAAAAATGGCTTGATGAGAATGTATTTGAATCCGCGAAAAAAAGAGTTTCTTATATTTTTGATAACTTTAATCATTTCTATGTTTCTTTTTCTGGAGGAAAAGACTCTGGTGTATTGCTTAACTTAGTTATCGAAGAAGGGGAGCGAAGAGGGCGTCTGCCCATTGACGTTTTAATAGTTGATTTTGAAGCTCAGTATATGGAAACGGAACGGTATATCAAACGCCTAATTGACACTAAGAAAATTCATCCATATTGGGTTTGTTTGCCGATCAGTTTGCGTAATTCGGTTTCTCAGTTTCAACCTAAATGGTTATGTTGGGATCCTGAAAGCAAACAACGTTGGATAAGAGAACTTCCCGATTCAGAGGGCGTCGTGAGTGACGGGCAAGCGTGGTCATTTTTCTATTCTGGTATGGAGTTTGAAGATTTTGTATTTGAGTTTGCCCACTGGTATCAGCGATGTAAGTCAGAGCAAATCGCAGTACTGATAGGCCTCAGAGCCGATGAGTCACTCAATCGCTATAGTACCGTAAAGAATCGCAAAAAAGGGAATTACCAAAATCATTTATGGACAACAAAAATGCAGCAAGATGTCTTCATGGCTTACCCTATTTACGATTGGAAAGTGTCGGATGTTTGGGTGGCCAACGGGCGTTTTGGCTGGGACTACAACCATATTTACGATTCAATGCAAAAAGCCGGCGTTCCACTTTCTCAACAGCGACTATGCCAGCCTTTTGGCGATGAACAAAGAAAGGGCCTGTGGTTATATCAAAAGCTTGAGCCAGAAACTTGGCTCAAGTTACTTTCAAGAGTTGAAGGCTGTAACTTTGGAGCTCGTTATACCAAAGAACAGGGTAGGATTCTCGGCTACTATCGTTTTGAGCTACCAGAGGGGTTTACCTACCGTACTTACAGTAAGTACCTACTGAAAACAATGCCTCCCCACTTGGAGAAGCACTATCGTGAGAGAATATTCAAGTTTTTGTGGTGGTGGCGAAAACACGGTCCGAAAAAAGGGATTCGATGTATTCCTGATTTAGCAGACAGTAAACTTGAATCAAAAAAACAAGTTCCGAGTTGGAGGAGGATATGTAAAGTGTTGATAAAAAATGACTATTGGTGCCGAGGGTTGTCTTTTGGTTACAATCGAACTATTGATACGACACATCGCAATATGAATGCACGCGATACAATTTAG
- a CDS encoding DUF2986 domain-containing protein, which yields MNRKKKINQILKAKQKKQNAKLHKSNKPRYISKAERAKLEAEEKEQQTAAQAENEESANSGSSEQ from the coding sequence ATGAACCGTAAGAAGAAAATTAACCAGATCCTAAAAGCGAAGCAGAAAAAGCAAAACGCTAAGCTACATAAAAGCAACAAGCCTCGCTACATTTCTAAGGCGGAAAGAGCAAAGCTTGAAGCTGAAGAAAAAGAACAGCAAACCGCTGCACAAGCAGAAAATGAAGAAAGCGCAAACTCAGGTTCGTCTGAGCAATAA
- the msrQ gene encoding protein-methionine-sulfoxide reductase heme-binding subunit MsrQ, with amino-acid sequence MRLSPKVITWLKVVIHSVSLSFLLLLVIKALGGDLGGDPVQGIIHYTGISALNTLIASLLVSPLAKWTKQGALVRVRRLVGLYSFFWAVLHLVAYATLDLGLDWSLLASELTKRPYLTVGGAVWLILLSLSVTSTKAMQRRLGAKWQKLHNWVYLALLLAPIHFYWSVKSEVTEPTIYILIALVLLGIRWKTLKQRILR; translated from the coding sequence ATGCGGTTGTCTCCGAAGGTGATTACATGGCTGAAGGTAGTTATCCATAGTGTGTCTTTGAGTTTCTTGCTGCTGTTGGTGATCAAGGCTCTCGGGGGTGATTTAGGTGGAGACCCGGTACAGGGAATCATCCACTACACGGGTATCAGTGCGCTCAATACGTTGATTGCTTCTTTATTGGTCTCGCCATTAGCGAAATGGACCAAGCAAGGGGCGTTAGTCAGAGTCAGACGATTGGTTGGGCTATATAGCTTTTTCTGGGCGGTATTACATTTAGTCGCCTATGCGACGCTGGATCTGGGTTTGGACTGGAGTTTGCTGGCTTCGGAGCTCACAAAGCGTCCTTACCTCACCGTAGGTGGAGCTGTGTGGCTGATATTGTTGTCGCTGTCTGTAACATCGACCAAAGCGATGCAGCGTAGACTGGGAGCAAAATGGCAAAAGCTACATAATTGGGTTTATTTAGCCTTGCTGCTTGCACCGATACATTTCTACTGGTCGGTAAAGTCTGAGGTCACTGAACCAACAATCTATATTCTGATAGCCCTTGTGTTACTTGGTATTCGTTGGAAAACTCTTAAACAACGAATACTTCGCTAA
- a CDS encoding NYN domain-containing protein, giving the protein MEKVAIFVDVQNIYYTTREKYRANFDYNEFWYVATEGRDVTEAHAYAIASHDPKQRQFHHILRGIGFNVKLKPFIQRQDGSAKGDWDVGIALDVYEAASKVDRVILLSGDGDFDVLVKRVQERFGTKVDVYGVPGLSAQSLIDVCDKFIPIEEELLLRRT; this is encoded by the coding sequence ATGGAAAAAGTCGCCATTTTCGTTGATGTCCAGAACATCTACTACACAACACGAGAAAAGTACCGCGCAAACTTCGACTACAATGAGTTTTGGTACGTTGCGACGGAAGGTCGAGACGTCACTGAAGCTCACGCGTATGCGATTGCTTCACATGATCCCAAACAAAGACAGTTTCATCATATCCTTCGTGGTATTGGCTTTAACGTTAAACTGAAGCCATTTATTCAACGGCAAGATGGCAGTGCCAAAGGGGATTGGGATGTGGGTATTGCTTTGGATGTGTATGAAGCTGCCAGCAAGGTTGACCGAGTCATTCTGTTATCTGGAGATGGCGACTTTGACGTACTAGTCAAACGTGTCCAAGAAAGGTTTGGAACCAAAGTGGATGTGTATGGTGTACCGGGCCTTAGCGCACAGTCGCTAATCGACGTGTGCGATAAGTTCATTCCGATTGAAGAGGAGTTATTGCTCAGACGAACCTGA
- a CDS encoding omptin family outer membrane protease, translated as MKQLTLMLIPLAFAPSVMAADDANNVTLEGSFGVLNGSSTELVYSSSTGRKLSQLDWEIHNVPIIKLGAAWDVNDKWTLTGSFWSVLTDDGDAHMEDRDWLNANQSSPTDISISPDTKLRDAHEIDINAIYWLLSQNNYKVGALAGYQYNLFQWDGIGGTYSYNNGANVGSFPNVVGIDYKQEFSVLYLGLTGEYTLDKSDFGVQLKWSPWVDARDVDHHNMRNLTFYEQSDFNSDFLSLSLNYGYKFTPSMKLYAEYVYTKYSEAKADTTIVNNSTGVSSFVANGAGLDNQNSTISVGLKYTF; from the coding sequence ATGAAACAGTTAACTTTGATGCTTATTCCACTCGCTTTTGCCCCAAGTGTTATGGCAGCCGACGATGCGAATAATGTCACGCTAGAAGGATCTTTTGGCGTCTTAAATGGCTCATCAACGGAACTGGTTTACAGCAGCAGTACAGGTAGAAAGCTAAGTCAGCTTGACTGGGAGATTCATAATGTCCCGATCATCAAGTTAGGGGCCGCTTGGGACGTCAATGACAAGTGGACGCTAACAGGTAGCTTCTGGTCTGTATTGACCGACGATGGCGATGCTCATATGGAAGATCGCGATTGGCTCAATGCTAATCAGTCGTCACCAACAGACATTTCTATAAGTCCAGATACTAAGCTACGAGATGCTCATGAGATAGACATCAATGCAATCTACTGGTTACTTAGCCAAAACAACTATAAGGTCGGTGCTCTAGCAGGCTACCAATATAATCTTTTTCAATGGGATGGTATCGGTGGCACGTATTCCTACAACAATGGGGCGAATGTTGGTTCGTTCCCTAACGTAGTGGGCATAGACTACAAACAAGAATTCAGCGTGCTATATCTAGGATTAACGGGAGAATATACGCTAGATAAATCAGACTTCGGAGTACAACTCAAATGGAGTCCATGGGTAGATGCGAGAGATGTCGATCACCACAATATGCGTAATCTGACCTTCTACGAGCAAAGTGATTTTAATTCAGACTTTCTATCGTTATCACTCAATTACGGCTACAAGTTTACGCCAAGCATGAAGCTATATGCCGAATATGTTTATACCAAATATTCTGAAGCGAAGGCGGATACCACCATTGTTAACAATAGTACTGGCGTATCTAGTTTCGTAGCCAACGGGGCCGGTCTGGATAACCAAAACTCAACCATTTCGGTTGGTCTAAAATACACATTTTAA
- a CDS encoding DUF1566 domain-containing protein, whose translation MLCNVVSQDCNGEPCYTINSEGRLIAGAKDKFSAQAEYDGLFSPVILFDMPRKLEMCGAVGNTDKINDTQECLRIVMGSSGQAYGKWFTKPPRMSVMRYMWYSSDNTMYYNSGYTHVGFTIDGVRDLGSNQFALMRNDGGDQNAKDSGHAIKLDESGQHARYCADLAEINFNGRSNWRKPKVEELTELISMSIGSTYGWPVYNFYSSDMAYIQPKSKGGLHFISVDAQTGQKFILLPEQRVYATCVSEP comes from the coding sequence GTGTTATGTAATGTCGTCTCACAAGACTGCAATGGAGAGCCTTGCTATACGATCAACTCTGAAGGTCGGTTGATTGCTGGGGCCAAGGACAAATTTAGTGCTCAAGCTGAGTACGATGGATTGTTCAGTCCAGTGATTTTGTTTGATATGCCAAGAAAGTTGGAAATGTGTGGAGCAGTAGGTAATACCGATAAGATCAATGATACACAAGAATGCTTACGCATTGTCATGGGCAGTTCTGGGCAAGCATATGGAAAATGGTTTACCAAACCACCTAGGATGAGCGTGATGCGCTACATGTGGTATTCGTCTGATAACACAATGTATTATAACTCAGGCTATACGCACGTGGGTTTTACGATCGATGGCGTAAGAGATTTAGGTTCCAATCAATTTGCCCTGATGAGAAATGACGGAGGTGACCAGAATGCAAAGGACTCTGGCCACGCTATCAAGCTGGATGAATCTGGGCAGCATGCTCGCTATTGTGCGGATTTAGCAGAGATAAACTTTAATGGAAGAAGCAACTGGCGAAAGCCCAAAGTTGAAGAACTGACCGAATTGATCTCCATGTCTATCGGTTCAACGTATGGTTGGCCAGTGTACAATTTTTATTCGTCTGATATGGCATATATTCAGCCGAAATCTAAGGGTGGGCTTCATTTCATTAGTGTCGATGCTCAGACAGGACAGAAGTTCATCTTGCTACCCGAGCAGCGTGTTTACGCAACCTGTGTTTCAGAACCATAA
- a CDS encoding GGDEF domain-containing protein, whose amino-acid sequence MELDIFNPSRQLRRAVLFWLSMLLALMSLIIATLNVFFGVYHLLAITQSLFCSFSLYIALNSYRSSASLLLSNCYVYSIISLVCFTTRVYPIENGVFLWSFLYPVLFYLILGKRYGFIATLIGFISQLLIVVDKSLNDGFLGYFDLIINFTFAYLSVWLASHILEVKRKTSEASLGQLASRDALTSVYNRHALIHNFERYRQESETLPLSLLVLDLDYFKQVNDEFGHDVGDKVLRQTAALIDGLSDEHLVYRIGGEEFCIALHNTNIQHAMIKAEQIRMAIERYQFNSKEQPIYLTASIGIYQCDLYNNLDSVLKEADKELYKAKKNGRNQVMVCNEKEQTIITCS is encoded by the coding sequence ATGGAGCTTGACATATTTAACCCTTCCAGACAATTACGTCGAGCAGTCTTGTTCTGGCTAAGTATGCTTCTTGCCCTAATGTCGTTGATTATTGCCACACTTAATGTGTTTTTTGGCGTTTATCATCTCTTAGCAATCACTCAGAGCCTTTTTTGTAGCTTTTCTCTCTATATCGCTTTGAACAGCTACCGAAGCTCTGCTTCTCTTTTGCTTTCAAACTGCTACGTCTATAGCATCATCAGTTTGGTTTGTTTTACCACACGTGTGTATCCGATAGAGAATGGAGTGTTCCTCTGGAGCTTCCTTTATCCCGTTCTTTTTTACCTTATTCTTGGTAAACGCTACGGATTTATCGCAACACTAATAGGCTTCATTAGCCAGCTACTGATCGTGGTTGACAAATCGCTCAATGATGGCTTTTTGGGCTATTTTGATCTCATCATTAATTTTACCTTCGCCTACCTGAGTGTATGGTTAGCCAGCCACATTCTCGAAGTTAAGCGGAAAACATCAGAAGCTTCACTGGGTCAACTTGCGTCACGTGATGCGCTCACTAGTGTTTATAATCGCCATGCCCTTATTCATAATTTTGAACGCTACCGACAGGAAAGCGAAACCTTACCCTTGTCACTTCTGGTTTTGGACTTGGATTACTTTAAACAGGTCAATGATGAATTCGGTCACGATGTTGGCGATAAGGTGCTGAGGCAGACAGCCGCCTTAATTGATGGGTTGAGTGATGAGCACTTAGTGTATCGTATTGGTGGTGAAGAGTTTTGCATAGCCTTACACAACACCAATATCCAACATGCTATGATTAAGGCTGAACAAATCCGTATGGCAATTGAACGCTATCAATTCAACAGCAAAGAACAACCTATCTATCTCACGGCAAGTATTGGGATTTATCAATGTGATCTTTACAACAACCTAGATAGCGTACTAAAAGAAGCAGACAAAGAGCTGTATAAAGCGAAGAAGAATGGACGCAATCAAGTCATGGTTTGCAATGAAAAAGAACAAACCATCATTACCTGCTCTTGA